The sequence GACCTCATCCAATCTAGCGGACGGTCTGTATTTCGGGCTCACTGTAGGCGTAAGCTTCGGTTGCATAGAGAATGTTTTCTATTCTTTCCAACTGGACTTTTGGCCGGGAATATTAAGATCCGGGACTTCCCTTCCGTTTCATACATTCTCCGGAGGTATATTAGGATTTTTTATATTACAAACATTGCAATCTCGAAAGGGAAATCTCTCCGGATTGGACTTTTCCCTTTCCATCCTATTTTTAGTACTTCTACACGGTCTTTATAATTTCCTATTGTTAGAAGGCGGATTGGGAACGGTTATGATCCCGTTGATCCTGGGCCTTTCCTTTTTGACCTTGGAATTGATCGTAGTACAAGCAGAGATCACACTCCCATTCGAATTATTGCAGTCGGAAAACCTATTTCTAGACGACTACGCAATGATCCGAAAATTCTCCCGATACGATTCCTGGTTGAGAGCCGCACAATCCGATGAAAACATCCAAAACATTCCCTTACTCAGAGATCTTTCTTTAGGAAGAGCCATAATCTCCGTATTCCTTTTCGGTATTCCTCTATTCTGTTTGAACTTCTATCTGTTCGTTCCGGAACAGATCCCAAACTATCTGGAGAATATTAGTTCTTTGGAATTCATCACCTTGTTCATGGAATATCCTGCCTGGCTCGGATTTCTATTCTTGGTAAGAGGACTCATAAATCCCTCTTTCTTTAGAGAAAGGATATTGAAAATCCCTCTCTTTCTTTCCGTGAATCTAGGCACAGAAGGAGAAGAAGAGCCTAGCTTGGCCTACTCTCTTTCTAGAAAAGGATTCTATTCCCCTGTGATCCGAGAACCGGAACTCAACCGAGAAACATTCGTTTCCTTTTATATTGCGGGGAAGAGTTTCGAGAAGATCCAAGTAGTCCCTATATGGAAGAATTTCAGAGAGAATGATCCGAATCATGAAAGTGGTGCCTTGTACAGATTTTCCCGAATTCCTTGGGGACTCCTATCCTGGAGATGGTTCATTCGGATCAAACAACAGTATAGAAATGCAATGGAAGCAGTTTTCCGCTAGTCCTCCATTTTTTGCATCGACATTCCTTTTTGTAATTACATTATAATTACCATGAAGGCCGCAATTGTACAAATTGGTAATTCAAAAGGAATCAGAATTCCTAAAACTGTCCTAGTTGAATGCCAAATTGAGGATGAGGTGGATCTGATAGTGGAAAAAAATAAACTTATCGTGGTTCCATTGAAATCCAAACCCAGACAAGGATGGGAAAATCAATTCAAGGCTATGGCCGATCATAAAGACGATACTCTACTCATTTCCGATTCAATGGATCTCTCCGATAAGGATTGGGAATGGTAATATCGCAATATGAAGTTTATCTAATCAACTTAGATCCTACAGTCGGGCATGAGATCAAAAAGTCCCGACCTTGCTTGGTGGTTTCCCCGAATGAGATGAACCATTCCATCGGCACAATTATCATTGCTCCGATGACAACTAAATCCCGCCATTATCCTACGAGGATAGATCTAGCGAATCCGATTCAATCCGTCAAAGTCTTCCGTAGAAATAAAGAACTCAGAAGGCCCGGCCTGATACCAAGTAGTTCTCAGGACCTTTGCCGTTAAGAATTTGGCTCCGCCGGGAACTCCTAATCCGACTTGGCTTGCGATGCTAGTCAAAGGAGTATTCCTGGATTGCAATTCCACTCCGTTTTGGTCAGAGAAGATCCAACGAATATAGACCGGTTTTCCTGGTTTAGGCCCTTCGTCCAAAGCGATACGTAAACTGATATTTCCCTTATCGCCCAAGATCCAAGAAGCGCCAGAACGGAAGCTATGGAATCTCGCTCCTAGTTTCTCCACATTCTTTGCTTTAGCAGAGAGTTGGTAGGTCTTTCTTTCTTCGTAGCGGAACTCAGGTCCTTGCAATTGAGAAGAAAGTTTTACGAAAGATCTCACTGTGAGTGCGAGTCCAAAAACGAGACAGACTAAATTAAATGCAGGGATCATCCACCATTTCGGCAATGTATTCGTAGAGGCCGCCGAGGAACTTAAAAGCCAAATCAAGAAGAAGGCCAAAATTCCCGCACCTCCGGTCCAAGGCTCGAAAAAGCAAACCGGGAAAAAGAGCAACGGCAAGAACCAATAATTGGACCTTGTATACGCTTCTAAACCGACCCAAACAAAGAATAAAAGGAAGAAGAGTAATCCTCCTTCGCTTAGCAAAAAGATCCAGGAAGTAAGTCCGAAGTCTTGGATCCCGTTTGCAGGATATCCTCCTCTAGGACCGGATTCTATCCAATGCAGTGCAAACCCTCCGAATCCCTGTCCGAAGAAAGGCATTTCTTTCCACCAATTCCAAGCGGAAAGAGTCTGGATCCATCCGTCCTTCCAGAAGAATTCCAGGAATTTAGAGAATGTCTTTCCCTTCACCCATGCGTTAGACGCATCTTCACGAAGTAATTGCCAAGAGGTAAAGGACCAGTCCATTCCCCCGATCATATAGACACCCGCAAGCACCGCACAGGTTCCCAGGATCACAATCGGAATGAAGGAATACTTTAGGATAGGATTTCGGAAACTTCTTTGGTAAGAGAGTCCTACTACTAAAGCGGTTTGGAAAATAAGAAGAAGCCAATAACCAGTG is a genomic window of Leptospira langatensis containing:
- a CDS encoding PrsW family glutamic-type intramembrane protease; translation: MNDWLILFKPAAAILAAWFYWDFYRKTYYAGQGKTFTILAFSYGMIATGIALAWEIGVSDLFEAYHPFYRAVLLGALPEEAAKAILIYLFLKKEKTSSNLADGLYFGLTVGVSFGCIENVFYSFQLDFWPGILRSGTSLPFHTFSGGILGFFILQTLQSRKGNLSGLDFSLSILFLVLLHGLYNFLLLEGGLGTVMIPLILGLSFLTLELIVVQAEITLPFELLQSENLFLDDYAMIRKFSRYDSWLRAAQSDENIQNIPLLRDLSLGRAIISVFLFGIPLFCLNFYLFVPEQIPNYLENISSLEFITLFMEYPAWLGFLFLVRGLINPSFFRERILKIPLFLSVNLGTEGEEEPSLAYSLSRKGFYSPVIREPELNRETFVSFYIAGKSFEKIQVVPIWKNFRENDPNHESGALYRFSRIPWGLLSWRWFIRIKQQYRNAMEAVFR
- a CDS encoding AbrB/MazE/SpoVT family DNA-binding domain-containing protein; translation: MKAAIVQIGNSKGIRIPKTVLVECQIEDEVDLIVEKNKLIVVPLKSKPRQGWENQFKAMADHKDDTLLISDSMDLSDKDWEW